The Roseococcus microcysteis genome contains a region encoding:
- a CDS encoding Rap1a/Tai family immunity protein: protein MALRHIALGVAAAGLLAAAPATAQPRWEGNPPTHVETVRDLARMCDPQRGGVPRLEAIAYCQGYITAAVQFHQLTRRGAPLFCVPGRGPSIAESGVGFAAWARDNRQYANEPALDGMLRWAQVSFPCRGPGPGPRR from the coding sequence ATGGCGCTTCGCCACATCGCGCTGGGCGTGGCGGCGGCGGGCCTGCTGGCCGCGGCGCCCGCCACGGCGCAACCCCGCTGGGAGGGCAACCCGCCCACCCATGTCGAGACGGTGCGCGACCTCGCCCGCATGTGCGACCCCCAGCGCGGCGGCGTGCCGCGGCTGGAGGCCATCGCCTATTGCCAGGGCTACATCACGGCCGCGGTGCAGTTCCACCAGCTTACGCGGCGTGGGGCGCCCCTGTTCTGCGTGCCGGGCCGCGGGCCCAGCATCGCGGAATCGGGCGTGGGCTTCGCCGCATGGGCGCGCGACAACCGCCAATACGCCAATGAACCCGCGCTCGACGGCATGCTGCGCTGGGCGCAGGTGAGCTTCCCCTGCCGTGGCCCCGGCCCCGGCCCGCGCCGGTGA
- a CDS encoding beta strand repeat-containing protein: MGGNLAFAQMAGFSVTNAVAAFADVTLGSDGVIQGTGGGGNNLIIRGADLDAASRAGGLDLVGNFSGTLDARVNDAALSYRQNNGFEVAQANAGTGDVTLGSNFAITGGNVTGGTLIIRGLGLAETLAGGLDLRGNAIATLNARTSGALTFAQAGGFAVARAASSAGDVTLGSDGVISGGGVAGGTLTIRDAGLDMANGRAGGLEITGTNTIATLNARTDNAALTFAQAAAFTVAQANAGSGDVTLGSDGIISGGGVAGGTLFIRDAGLDLTDGRAGGLDITGTNAIATLDARTDGAALTYRQGAGFTVLQANARSGAGTGTGDIGGAVELVATNADSNLVVDGPVQGGNIQLQGGARLTIQGPVQSVAPPLDFAQGHITLATTEADGWIVQGAGGTVTAPDARSIVMTADVLTLAANMSAGASGLVEFNRLSPGRITIGLGGPGATAFNPALLASFLGTGHLRLVASDSVQVLSDLTRTTGELTLRATSATGTTIAVDAAVNAGANPVNLETPGGILGSGVITTNNLVARGDGSLLSRAGSVNLTGDNQAQRLNARTDGGDIAFRNAANLRVTRIDALGTTAGAVGITVAGAGLLLEVANDISAGQLTMVADNMAIATGAPALIVPGGAVRLLPFTTGRAVTLGAEVAGTLSLSTAELASIGGAGMDGTTNPATVLRIGAGPSGDIRAGDVTVAGDVDLGGRVLALEIFAGGDLTGAGAITVGDFGAVAAGNLVLDGANAVARLAGITDTTTVNGVVLTGVSLWGGTRNTDATALPADRNPDRLEFRNTAPALTVAGSVLASGSGGLVLTQTADLTVNSNRWVAAEAGALQVNVTGSLLNNGTLVATPIALNAGGPDSHVLAGGGTNNGTIALGLDATPAPDGTRIAGIATNNGLMVARTITGITDNAGALITGTGIAGQFGTVFVGDRTVAGPLVNTGTIIGNVTADSIVNQAGGRILGGTIRATAGDITNAGVMLGTAIEARGSVLQNDGSMGAGGGSATAEFSLTSAQARTGALTGGAAPATPPATVTETLGAAATILAETGDITQAGGAWGAAPDSVALPGGGTLHFIAEAGDITQTGGTITAPGITARAEGLIQLDQAGNSFARIGVSPGSLPLFADAPAMGAFGIGAATGEVRLTTQASTLTVEAGGGIRAGADALLRVEGGGLVVDAPIRVGATRSLTLVADDMALGAVAGGMTLVAPGGTVRLLPLTAGRAITLGTEVAGTLSLTSAELARIGGAGADGATGAAQRLRIGEAAAGAITLTGDVLLRQDVAPSDAASLTDTIGGARVAALELVSGAGITQDAGTRVSVAGLAARGLGGDVLLDDGAAPGAASGNAIDRIIAGTELGTLRTPGAERTQDGLRASGNLTLSTWRSLTVEAPVTAGGDAVLRVAPGAAPGPAGVLTVDNSITVGGGRSLTLVADDMALGAVAGGMTLAVPNGAVRLAPFTLGRGVTLGGDAAGTLSLSTAELWRIGGTGADGTTNPTSVLRIGALDGTTVGDITLPGAVDLLDRVRALELYADGSITGSGTIWVHDFGAVAGRDLVLDGDNSVRRLAPLTDAGTVNGVAPNLISLWGGTRNSDPLARQPDRLEFRSVGGGATFDVEGSVLASGSGGLRLFVAYHTIRIPQNRWVTAEAGTVSVVGVGVINEGGIYAQDLSGGTVQSGLMGSFENTGAIILGCGCGPADTSMIQAEHGVNNGGLIVAGSIFAGRGYLNNAVGGELRAHHIHASDGLVNTGRLAADEIVSGLFNAGTLVAGTIRGGFSNYSLLAATEIQGGGILNHGLLVTQGATVPSLVNQAGARIESGTGQIALNLAMPDARAAALAGTTAPSGGALALGTTRGGDLALQTTQGGLSNAGAIEADGAARLHAAGDLALTAGSVQAGGSLELSAGQDVLQSGGSLVAGGALRLMAGRDALQTGGTAQAASLGDAGGALTIGRDLDWRITTPELFAITAGRDLDLRVAGGPVALRGNLLATGGDLTLAVPDGTLSLDPGLSVIAGASLAMETGGALSAPQATLSAGGAMTLTAGTGLALGGGSLTAGPSLGLTAGAGGISLRDVVARAEAGGITLSTTAGASLRNTSLTAGQGVELQAAGDVVVNPSTLVAGGAMRLVAGGALDVTGGAMQAGLGLLLRSDGGMRLSGVALGASTAPAATPAEFQPLRLEAGADMSVTDSALRAERAELVAGGTLTTAGSGFAVGTGLLLAAPGGIGQAGEAPTNVAALDPARASLVILDTRRGVAVVRLPDALTPATTDQPGVAPANQRWQVAGTSNQEGQLLFGADDGSPATPSSAPAGNIAFNMNAGRLPVFVLINGGTATGRLEAGRLGVFGRPGNPLATGRAFEVLGELGGISGVATARLGQLAGDRRGFGPDSLGLSQYRFNDCVISSVNCVAPVSFTLPPVTQVTTLVLMNPLPSLDESDVLLPNVADEDY; this comes from the coding sequence ATGGGTGGCAACCTGGCCTTCGCCCAGATGGCGGGCTTTTCCGTCACCAACGCGGTCGCGGCCTTCGCCGATGTGACGCTGGGTTCGGACGGCGTCATCCAGGGCACGGGCGGGGGTGGCAACAACCTCATCATCCGCGGCGCCGACCTCGATGCGGCGAGCCGCGCGGGCGGGCTGGATCTGGTGGGCAACTTCTCCGGGACACTCGACGCGCGGGTGAACGACGCCGCCCTGAGCTACCGGCAGAACAACGGCTTCGAGGTGGCGCAGGCGAATGCGGGCACGGGCGATGTGACCCTCGGCTCCAACTTCGCCATCACGGGCGGCAATGTCACGGGCGGCACGCTGATCATCCGGGGGCTGGGCCTCGCCGAGACGCTGGCGGGCGGGCTGGACCTCCGCGGCAACGCCATCGCCACGCTCAATGCGCGGACCTCGGGGGCGCTGACCTTCGCCCAGGCCGGGGGCTTCGCGGTGGCCCGGGCGGCTTCCTCCGCCGGTGACGTGACGCTGGGCTCGGACGGGGTCATCTCCGGTGGTGGCGTGGCGGGGGGCACGCTGACCATCCGCGACGCCGGGCTCGACATGGCGAATGGCCGGGCGGGCGGGCTGGAGATCACCGGCACCAACACCATCGCCACCCTCAACGCGCGCACCGACAACGCGGCGCTGACCTTCGCGCAGGCGGCCGCCTTCACGGTGGCGCAGGCCAATGCGGGAAGCGGCGATGTCACGCTGGGCTCGGACGGGATCATCTCCGGCGGCGGCGTGGCGGGGGGCACGCTCTTCATCCGCGACGCCGGGCTCGACCTCACCGATGGCCGCGCGGGCGGGCTGGACATCACCGGCACCAACGCCATCGCCACGCTCGATGCGCGCACGGATGGCGCGGCGCTGACCTACCGGCAGGGCGCGGGCTTCACGGTGCTGCAGGCCAATGCGCGCAGCGGCGCGGGCACGGGCACGGGAGACATCGGCGGCGCGGTGGAGCTCGTGGCCACGAACGCCGACAGCAACCTGGTGGTGGACGGCCCCGTGCAGGGCGGCAACATCCAGCTCCAGGGGGGCGCGCGGCTGACGATCCAGGGCCCGGTGCAGAGCGTCGCGCCGCCGCTGGACTTCGCCCAGGGCCACATCACCCTCGCCACGACCGAGGCGGATGGCTGGATCGTGCAGGGCGCGGGCGGGACCGTCACCGCCCCCGATGCGCGCTCCATCGTCATGACGGCCGATGTGCTGACGCTGGCCGCGAACATGAGCGCGGGCGCATCGGGCCTGGTGGAGTTCAACCGGCTGAGCCCCGGCCGCATCACCATCGGCCTGGGCGGCCCCGGCGCCACCGCGTTCAACCCGGCCCTTCTCGCCAGCTTCCTCGGCACCGGGCATCTGCGCCTCGTGGCCTCCGATTCCGTGCAGGTGCTGTCGGACCTGACCCGCACCACGGGCGAGCTGACGCTGCGCGCCACCTCCGCCACGGGCACGACCATCGCGGTGGACGCGGCGGTGAATGCCGGCGCGAACCCCGTGAACCTCGAGACGCCGGGCGGCATCCTGGGCAGCGGCGTCATCACCACCAACAACCTGGTGGCGCGGGGCGACGGGAGCCTGCTTTCGCGCGCGGGCAGCGTGAACCTCACGGGCGACAACCAGGCCCAGCGCCTCAATGCGCGCACCGATGGCGGCGACATCGCGTTCCGCAACGCCGCCAATCTGCGCGTGACGCGCATTGACGCCCTGGGCACGACCGCGGGCGCGGTCGGCATCACGGTCGCCGGCGCGGGGCTGCTGCTGGAGGTGGCCAACGACATCTCGGCCGGGCAGCTCACGATGGTGGCCGACAACATGGCCATCGCGACGGGCGCGCCGGCGCTGATCGTGCCGGGCGGCGCGGTGCGGCTGCTGCCCTTCACCACGGGGCGCGCGGTCACGCTGGGGGCTGAGGTGGCGGGCACGCTCTCGCTCTCCACCGCCGAGCTTGCCAGCATCGGCGGCGCGGGCATGGACGGGACCACCAACCCGGCCACGGTGTTGCGCATCGGCGCCGGGCCGTCAGGCGACATCCGGGCCGGCGACGTCACGGTGGCGGGCGATGTGGACCTCGGCGGGCGCGTGCTGGCGCTGGAGATTTTCGCGGGCGGCGACCTGACGGGCGCGGGCGCCATCACGGTGGGCGATTTCGGCGCGGTGGCGGCGGGGAACCTCGTGCTGGACGGCGCCAATGCCGTGGCGCGCCTCGCCGGCATCACCGACACGACCACGGTGAATGGCGTGGTGCTCACCGGTGTGTCGCTCTGGGGCGGGACGCGCAACACGGACGCGACCGCCCTGCCCGCCGACCGGAACCCGGACCGGCTGGAGTTCCGCAACACGGCGCCCGCGCTGACCGTGGCGGGTTCGGTGCTGGCCTCGGGCAGCGGCGGCCTCGTGCTGACGCAGACGGCCGACCTGACGGTGAACAGCAACCGCTGGGTCGCCGCCGAGGCCGGGGCCCTGCAGGTCAATGTCACGGGCAGCCTGCTCAACAATGGCACGCTGGTCGCCACGCCCATCGCCCTGAATGCGGGCGGGCCGGATTCCCATGTGCTGGCCGGCGGCGGCACCAACAACGGCACCATCGCGCTCGGCCTCGACGCCACGCCCGCGCCGGATGGCACGCGCATCGCCGGCATCGCCACCAATAACGGGCTGATGGTGGCGCGGACCATCACGGGTATCACGGACAATGCCGGCGCCCTCATCACCGGGACGGGCATCGCCGGGCAGTTCGGCACGGTCTTCGTCGGCGACCGGACCGTGGCCGGCCCGCTGGTCAACACCGGCACCATCATCGGCAATGTCACGGCTGATTCCATCGTGAACCAGGCCGGCGGGCGCATCCTGGGCGGCACCATCCGCGCCACTGCGGGCGACATCACCAATGCGGGCGTGATGCTGGGCACCGCCATCGAGGCCCGGGGCAGCGTGCTGCAAAATGACGGCAGCATGGGCGCGGGTGGCGGCAGCGCCACCGCCGAATTCAGCCTGACCTCGGCCCAGGCCCGCACGGGCGCCCTCACCGGCGGCGCGGCACCCGCGACCCCGCCCGCCACCGTCACCGAGACCCTGGGCGCCGCGGCCACCATCCTGGCCGAGACGGGCGACATCACCCAGGCCGGCGGCGCCTGGGGGGCGGCGCCGGACAGCGTCGCGCTGCCCGGGGGCGGCACGCTGCACTTCATCGCCGAGGCGGGCGACATCACGCAGACCGGCGGCACCATCACCGCGCCAGGCATCACCGCGCGCGCGGAAGGGCTGATCCAGCTCGACCAGGCGGGCAACAGCTTCGCACGGATCGGCGTCTCGCCCGGCAGCCTCCCGCTCTTCGCCGACGCCCCCGCCATGGGCGCCTTCGGCATCGGCGCGGCGACGGGAGAGGTGCGCCTCACGACCCAGGCCAGCACGCTGACGGTGGAGGCCGGGGGCGGCATCCGCGCCGGCGCCGATGCGCTGCTGCGCGTGGAGGGTGGCGGCCTGGTGGTGGACGCGCCCATCCGCGTGGGCGCGACGCGCAGCCTGACCCTGGTGGCGGACGACATGGCGCTGGGCGCCGTGGCCGGCGGCATGACGCTGGTGGCGCCCGGCGGCACCGTGCGGCTGCTGCCCCTCACGGCGGGGCGCGCCATCACCCTGGGCACGGAGGTGGCCGGCACCCTCTCGCTCACCAGCGCGGAGCTGGCCCGCATCGGCGGCGCGGGCGCGGATGGCGCGACCGGCGCCGCGCAGCGCCTTCGCATCGGCGAGGCGGCGGCGGGCGCCATCACCCTCACCGGCGATGTGCTGCTGCGCCAGGATGTCGCGCCCAGCGACGCCGCCAGCCTGACCGATACCATCGGCGGGGCGCGCGTCGCGGCGCTCGAACTCGTCTCCGGCGCGGGCATCACGCAGGATGCGGGCACGCGCGTGAGCGTGGCCGGCCTCGCCGCGCGCGGCCTCGGCGGCGATGTGCTGCTGGATGACGGCGCGGCGCCAGGTGCCGCCAGCGGCAACGCGATAGACCGCATCATCGCCGGTACGGAGCTGGGCACCCTGCGCACACCCGGCGCGGAGCGCACCCAGGACGGGCTGCGGGCCAGCGGGAACCTCACCCTGTCCACCTGGCGCAGCCTGACGGTGGAGGCGCCGGTCACGGCGGGGGGCGACGCGGTGCTGCGCGTGGCGCCGGGCGCGGCCCCGGGGCCGGCGGGCGTGCTGACCGTGGACAACAGCATCACGGTGGGCGGCGGCCGGTCGTTGACCCTGGTGGCCGACGACATGGCGCTGGGCGCCGTCGCGGGCGGCATGACGCTGGCGGTGCCGAACGGCGCGGTGCGCCTTGCGCCCTTCACCCTCGGGCGCGGCGTGACGCTGGGCGGCGACGCGGCGGGCACGCTCTCGCTCAGCACGGCGGAGCTGTGGCGGATCGGCGGCACGGGCGCGGATGGCACGACCAACCCCACCTCCGTGCTGCGCATCGGCGCGCTGGACGGGACCACGGTGGGCGACATCACCCTGCCGGGCGCCGTGGACCTGCTCGACCGGGTGCGGGCGCTGGAACTCTACGCGGACGGGTCCATCACGGGCTCGGGCACGATCTGGGTCCACGATTTTGGCGCCGTGGCGGGGCGCGACCTGGTGCTGGATGGCGACAATTCGGTGAGGCGCCTCGCGCCGCTGACCGATGCGGGCACGGTGAATGGCGTGGCCCCCAACCTGATCTCGCTCTGGGGCGGGACACGCAACTCGGACCCGCTGGCGCGGCAGCCCGACCGGCTGGAGTTCCGCTCCGTGGGTGGGGGTGCGACGTTCGATGTCGAGGGATCGGTGCTGGCCTCGGGCAGCGGGGGGCTGCGCCTGTTCGTCGCCTATCACACCATCAGGATCCCGCAGAACCGCTGGGTGACCGCCGAAGCCGGCACGGTCTCCGTCGTCGGCGTGGGCGTGATCAACGAGGGAGGGATCTACGCGCAGGACCTCTCGGGCGGCACCGTCCAGAGCGGCCTCATGGGCTCGTTCGAGAACACCGGCGCCATCATCCTGGGCTGCGGCTGCGGTCCCGCCGACACCTCCATGATCCAAGCGGAGCACGGGGTGAACAATGGCGGGCTGATCGTCGCGGGCAGCATCTTCGCGGGCAGGGGTTACTTGAACAACGCCGTCGGCGGCGAGCTGCGCGCGCACCACATCCATGCGAGCGACGGCCTCGTCAATACCGGCCGGTTGGCGGCGGACGAGATTGTCAGCGGTCTCTTCAATGCCGGCACCCTGGTCGCCGGGACGATCAGGGGCGGCTTCAGCAACTACAGCCTGCTCGCCGCGACGGAGATTCAGGGCGGGGGAATACTGAACCACGGCCTGCTCGTGACCCAGGGCGCGACCGTCCCGAGCCTGGTCAACCAGGCCGGCGCGCGGATCGAAAGCGGCACGGGGCAGATCGCGCTCAACCTCGCCATGCCCGACGCCCGGGCCGCGGCGCTGGCGGGCACGACCGCCCCCAGCGGCGGGGCGCTGGCGCTGGGCACCACCCGCGGGGGCGACCTTGCTCTCCAGACCACCCAGGGCGGGCTGAGCAATGCCGGGGCCATCGAGGCGGACGGGGCCGCGCGCCTCCACGCCGCGGGCGACCTCGCCCTCACCGCCGGCTCGGTTCAAGCCGGAGGCAGCCTGGAACTGTCGGCCGGCCAGGATGTGCTGCAATCGGGCGGCAGCCTCGTGGCCGGCGGGGCGCTGCGCCTTATGGCCGGTCGCGACGCGCTGCAGACCGGCGGCACCGCGCAGGCGGCCAGCCTGGGGGATGCGGGCGGCGCCCTCACCATCGGGCGCGACCTGGACTGGCGGATCACGACGCCCGAGCTCTTCGCCATCACGGCGGGGCGCGACCTCGACCTGCGCGTGGCGGGCGGGCCCGTGGCGCTGCGGGGGAACCTGCTTGCCACGGGGGGCGACCTCACGCTGGCGGTGCCCGACGGCACGCTGTCGCTGGACCCTGGGCTCTCCGTCATCGCCGGGGCGTCGCTGGCGATGGAGACGGGCGGCGCGCTCTCGGCGCCGCAGGCCACGCTCTCGGCGGGCGGGGCCATGACCCTGACGGCGGGCACGGGCCTTGCCCTTGGCGGCGGCAGCCTGACGGCCGGGCCATCGCTCGGCCTCACGGCCGGCGCCGGAGGGATCAGCCTGCGGGATGTGGTGGCGCGGGCCGAGGCGGGGGGCATCACCCTCAGCACCACCGCGGGGGCGAGCCTTCGCAACACCTCCCTCACCGCCGGCCAGGGGGTGGAACTCCAGGCGGCCGGCGATGTGGTGGTGAACCCCAGCACGCTGGTCGCGGGCGGGGCGATGCGCCTGGTGGCCGGCGGCGCGCTGGATGTCACGGGTGGCGCCATGCAGGCCGGGCTCGGGCTGCTGCTGCGTTCGGACGGCGGGATGCGCCTCTCGGGCGTGGCGCTGGGGGCCAGCACGGCGCCCGCCGCGACACCGGCCGAATTCCAGCCGCTGCGGCTTGAGGCGGGGGCCGACATGTCGGTCACGGACAGCGCGCTGCGCGCCGAGCGGGCGGAACTGGTGGCGGGCGGCACCCTGACCACCGCGGGCAGCGGCTTCGCCGTCGGCACGGGGCTGCTGCTGGCGGCCCCGGGTGGGATCGGCCAGGCGGGCGAGGCACCGACGAATGTCGCGGCGCTCGACCCGGCCCGCGCATCGCTGGTCATTCTCGACACGCGTCGTGGCGTGGCCGTGGTGCGCCTGCCCGACGCCCTGACGCCCGCGACGACGGACCAGCCGGGCGTGGCGCCCGCCAACCAGCGCTGGCAGGTGGCCGGCACGTCGAACCAGGAGGGCCAGCTGCTCTTCGGCGCCGATGACGGCAGCCCGGCCACACCCAGTTCCGCGCCGGCTGGGAACATCGCCTTCAACATGAATGCGGGGCGGCTTCCCGTCTTCGTGCTCATCAATGGCGGGACCGCCACCGGGCGGCTGGAGGCGGGCCGCCTGGGCGTGTTCGGCCGCCCCGGCAACCCGCTCGCCACCGGCCGCGCCTTCGAGGTGCTGGGCGAACTCGGCGGGATCAGCGGGGTGGCCACGGCGCGTCTGGGCCAGCTCGCCGGGGACCGGCGCGGCTTCGGCCCCGACTCTCTCGGGCTGAGCCAATACCGCTTCAACGACTGCGTGATCTCGTCCGTCAACTGCGTGGCGCCCGTCAGCTTCACCCTGCCTCCGGTCACGCAGGTGACCACGCTGGTGCTGATGAACCCCCTGCCAAGCCTGGATGAATCGGACGTGCTGCTGCCCAACGTCGCCGATGAGGATTACTGA
- a CDS encoding DUF3309 family protein produces the protein MPVGTILIIVVVILLLGGFSGRIGGYGYGYGHGSMGVLGVVLVVLLVLLILGRI, from the coding sequence ATGCCAGTCGGTACCATCTTGATCATCGTCGTGGTGATCCTGCTGCTGGGTGGCTTCTCCGGCCGCATCGGCGGTTACGGCTATGGCTATGGCCATGGGAGCATGGGCGTGCTGGGCGTCGTGCTGGTCGTGCTGCTGGTCCTGCTCATCCTCGGGAGGATCTGA
- a CDS encoding CHAT domain-containing protein: MARSGALQIAVARLAADRTGAADEALYERMMLLGRELNQAENFAAAEDAYRQALAVRVAALGNDRDPSLATPIMHIALNLSNQGRVQEAERLFARAEALLPGAPDRTAAPRLAQYRAMHALNRGDLAAAEAGFATAEAGFGALVPAGVRAGTPAGGLLPELLEPQAQNAVLGLAESIRYRGVIASRRGDDAASREGVRRSAAVLRAAGLAPATLEGRRLRTEGALLTRAGQSLPAAQLLTQASARLAATLPGERPVASTLFLAGREWVAAGRTEEALAAFRQGATLLRERQIGVAVADLIPYLDALDARARAQPAEAPALRAEAFAAAQLARRNETARFLAQASARLAAADGNEAVAAAVRRREDADIQLRALLTERDALLATGRPAGALDQRIAAQRAAREEAEAEALAAAPGFRQLRDEAVSAEAALAVLGQGEAMVQFLLGPRHSYALALRPGRPAALARLSLTVAEAGRLVAATRAAVDGEGPQGGRLPAFDTAAAAALHAALLGPLDAYLEGAATLVVVPDGPLLALPFAMLLTGPADPANLSAAPWLIRRHAIVHAPSVQALVRLREASPASAAPRPYIGFGDFLPPAEAQLRASFPAATCGEDAAVARGLGRLPGTLGEVRVAASIMGAGATQVLGRDFTAAAVAGAGLSQYRIVHFATHGLLPGDLACLTEPAVMVSNPPGAADAAGSFVPASAIMGLRMDADLAILSACNTAGAGTVEGTAQAAEALSGLARAFFVAGARGLLATHWLASDAAAQFIVPVMLSAQNQGTPSAAALRAAQLALLTDQPGRPSLAHPFYWAPFALLGDGRRGGPTRTTQGAPLAAGGSFPPRPSRNRLVAAAFFPRARHRRAQDQGRVGPSGRICQCQSVPS, encoded by the coding sequence ATGGCACGCTCCGGCGCCTTGCAGATCGCGGTCGCGCGCCTGGCCGCGGACCGCACCGGCGCGGCGGACGAGGCCCTGTATGAGCGCATGATGCTGCTGGGGCGGGAGCTGAACCAGGCCGAGAACTTCGCCGCCGCCGAGGACGCCTACCGCCAGGCGCTGGCGGTGCGGGTGGCGGCGCTGGGCAATGACCGGGACCCGAGCCTCGCCACGCCCATCATGCACATCGCGCTGAACCTCTCGAACCAGGGGCGCGTGCAGGAGGCCGAGCGCCTCTTCGCCCGCGCCGAGGCCCTGCTGCCGGGCGCGCCCGACCGCACGGCCGCGCCCCGCCTCGCGCAGTATCGCGCCATGCACGCGCTGAACCGCGGCGACCTGGCGGCGGCCGAGGCGGGCTTCGCCACGGCCGAGGCGGGATTTGGCGCGCTGGTGCCCGCCGGCGTGCGCGCCGGCACGCCGGCCGGCGGCCTTCTGCCCGAGCTGCTGGAACCGCAGGCGCAAAACGCCGTGCTGGGCCTGGCGGAGAGCATCCGCTACCGCGGCGTCATCGCCTCGCGCCGCGGGGATGACGCGGCCTCCCGCGAGGGGGTGCGGCGCAGCGCCGCCGTGCTGCGCGCGGCCGGGCTCGCGCCCGCCACGCTGGAGGGAAGGCGGCTGCGCACCGAAGGCGCCCTGCTGACGCGCGCGGGGCAGAGCCTGCCCGCGGCCCAGCTGCTGACACAGGCGAGCGCGCGGCTGGCCGCCACCCTGCCGGGCGAACGGCCGGTGGCCTCCACGCTTTTCCTCGCCGGCCGGGAATGGGTGGCGGCCGGCCGCACGGAGGAGGCGCTGGCCGCCTTCCGCCAGGGCGCCACGCTGCTGCGCGAGCGGCAGATCGGCGTGGCCGTGGCGGACCTCATCCCCTATCTCGACGCGCTGGACGCGCGGGCGCGGGCCCAGCCGGCCGAGGCGCCCGCCCTGCGGGCCGAGGCCTTCGCCGCCGCCCAGCTCGCCCGGCGCAACGAGACAGCGCGCTTCCTGGCGCAGGCCAGCGCGCGCCTCGCCGCCGCCGATGGCAATGAGGCGGTGGCCGCCGCCGTGCGCCGGCGCGAGGATGCCGACATCCAGCTCCGTGCCCTGCTGACCGAGCGCGACGCGCTGCTGGCCACGGGCCGCCCGGCCGGCGCGCTGGACCAGCGCATCGCCGCCCAGCGCGCGGCGCGCGAGGAGGCGGAGGCCGAGGCGCTGGCCGCGGCCCCGGGCTTCCGCCAGCTCCGCGACGAGGCGGTGTCGGCGGAGGCCGCGCTGGCCGTGCTGGGCCAGGGCGAGGCCATGGTGCAGTTCCTCCTCGGCCCCCGGCATTCCTACGCCCTGGCGCTGCGGCCGGGCCGTCCGGCGGCGCTGGCGCGGCTTTCCCTCACCGTGGCCGAGGCCGGGCGCCTGGTCGCCGCCACGCGGGCGGCGGTGGATGGCGAGGGGCCGCAGGGCGGGCGCCTGCCCGCCTTCGACACGGCGGCGGCGGCGGCGCTGCATGCCGCGCTGCTCGGCCCCCTCGATGCCTATCTGGAGGGCGCGGCCACGCTGGTGGTGGTGCCGGACGGGCCGCTGCTGGCCCTGCCCTTCGCCATGCTGCTGACGGGCCCGGCCGACCCTGCCAACCTCTCGGCCGCGCCCTGGCTGATCCGCCGCCACGCCATCGTCCACGCGCCCTCGGTTCAGGCGCTGGTGCGGCTGCGCGAGGCCTCGCCGGCCAGCGCGGCCCCGCGCCCCTATATCGGCTTCGGGGATTTCCTGCCGCCCGCCGAGGCGCAGCTGCGCGCGAGCTTCCCCGCCGCCACCTGCGGCGAGGATGCGGCCGTGGCGCGCGGCCTGGGCCGCCTGCCCGGCACGCTGGGCGAGGTGCGGGTCGCGGCCTCGATCATGGGCGCCGGGGCCACGCAGGTGCTGGGCCGCGACTTCACCGCCGCCGCCGTGGCGGGGGCGGGGCTCAGCCAGTATCGCATCGTGCATTTCGCGACCCATGGGCTGCTGCCCGGGGACCTCGCCTGCCTGACCGAGCCGGCGGTGATGGTCTCGAACCCGCCCGGCGCGGCCGATGCCGCGGGCAGCTTCGTGCCGGCCAGCGCCATCATGGGGCTGCGCATGGATGCGGACCTCGCCATCCTCTCCGCCTGCAACACGGCGGGCGCGGGGACGGTGGAGGGCACCGCCCAGGCGGCCGAGGCGCTGTCGGGCCTGGCGCGCGCCTTCTTCGTGGCCGGCGCGCGCGGGCTGCTGGCGACGCATTGGCTGGCCTCGGACGCGGCGGCGCAATTCATCGTGCCGGTGATGCTCTCCGCGCAGAACCAGGGCACGCCGAGTGCCGCCGCGCTGCGTGCCGCGCAGCTCGCCCTGCTGACGGACCAGCCGGGGCGGCCGAGCCTGGCCCATCCCTTCTATTGGGCCCCTTTCGCCCTGCTGGGCGATGGGCGGCGCGGCGGGCCCACCCGCACCACCCAGGGCGCGCCCCTCGCCGCCGGGGGTAGCTTCCCGCCACGCCCAAGCCGCAACCGCCTTGTTGCGGCGGCGTTCTTCCCGCGAGCGCGCCATCGGCGCGCCCAGGATCAGGGCCGGGTCGGCCCCAGCGGGAGGATATGCCAATGCCAGTCGGTACCATCTTGA
- a CDS encoding glycine zipper domain-containing protein: MMSMRTKGMGLLMAGGLILSGCAGLDDTSQRTLTGAAGGAAVGGILGSFSGDTALGAVLGAGVGGVGGYLYDQSQQPRYDPRRPPPRRDYRRRY; this comes from the coding sequence ATGATGAGCATGCGAACCAAGGGCATGGGCCTGTTGATGGCGGGCGGGCTGATCCTGTCCGGCTGCGCGGGCCTCGATGACACCTCCCAGCGCACCCTGACCGGCGCGGCCGGCGGCGCCGCGGTGGGCGGCATCCTCGGCTCCTTCAGCGGCGACACGGCGCTCGGCGCGGTGCTGGGCGCGGGTGTGGGCGGCGTGGGCGGCTATCTCTACGACCAGTCGCAGCAGCCGCGCTACGACCCCCGTCGCCCGCCGCCGCGCCGCGACTATCGCCGCCGCTACTGA